A window of Parasynechococcus marenigrum WH 8102 contains these coding sequences:
- a CDS encoding DUF697 domain-containing protein produces MTAMVTMTPATTERCRQLLQRWRQDLRLTRREQGLLRGELTLLDRQLQRLEHKVLRLAVFGRVGVGKSSLINALVGQRLLETDVAHGSTRRQQAVTWPLKLDGLQRVELIDTPGIDEIDAAGRTRLATRVAMGVDLVLLVIDSDLTRCDRDALETLQASGKPVRLVLNRSDRWPEEQLPELLDSIRSRLPSDLPLTAVAAAPRQPRLDADGRVRSSAAPARVSPLKDQLVEQFQREGELLLALQSLRQADRFQQERQHLRLRQHRRTAQGLIGRYAATKATAVAVNPLMGLDLAGGLAFDTGLVLQLCQLYGLPLTPSATRQLLQQLSGQNALLGGVQLGLGLLKQLLLLLVPVSGGASLAPAAPVALAQAALAVHASRRTGALVARQLLQVRGGQPGALLQRLEQRDPVVRHWMQRWQRRPQPDWQPLLP; encoded by the coding sequence ATGACGGCCATGGTGACCATGACCCCTGCCACCACCGAACGCTGCCGGCAGCTGCTGCAGCGCTGGCGGCAAGACCTGCGGCTAACCCGGCGCGAACAAGGCTTGCTGCGTGGGGAGTTGACCCTGCTGGACCGTCAGCTGCAACGGCTGGAGCACAAAGTGCTGCGGCTGGCCGTTTTCGGTCGGGTGGGGGTTGGCAAGTCGAGCCTGATCAATGCCCTGGTGGGGCAGCGGCTGCTGGAGACCGATGTGGCCCACGGCAGCACCCGCCGCCAGCAGGCCGTGACCTGGCCGTTGAAGCTGGATGGGCTCCAAAGGGTGGAGTTGATCGACACCCCCGGCATCGATGAAATTGACGCCGCCGGCCGCACTCGCCTGGCGACCCGGGTGGCCATGGGGGTTGATCTGGTGCTGCTGGTGATCGACAGCGACCTGACCCGTTGCGACCGCGATGCCCTGGAGACCCTCCAAGCCAGCGGCAAACCGGTGCGGTTGGTGCTCAACCGCAGTGATCGCTGGCCTGAAGAGCAGCTGCCGGAGCTGCTGGACAGCATCCGCTCCCGCCTGCCCAGCGATCTCCCCCTCACCGCCGTGGCGGCCGCCCCCCGCCAGCCGCGGCTCGATGCCGACGGCAGGGTGCGCAGCAGCGCTGCCCCCGCCCGGGTCAGCCCCCTTAAAGATCAACTGGTCGAGCAGTTTCAGCGGGAAGGGGAGCTGCTGCTGGCGTTGCAGAGCCTGCGCCAGGCCGATCGCTTCCAGCAGGAACGCCAGCACTTGCGGTTGCGGCAACACCGCCGCACCGCCCAGGGTCTGATCGGCCGCTATGCCGCCACCAAGGCCACCGCCGTGGCGGTGAACCCCCTGATGGGCCTCGATCTGGCCGGTGGACTGGCCTTCGACACCGGCCTCGTGCTGCAGCTCTGCCAGCTCTACGGCCTGCCGCTCACGCCCTCGGCCACGCGGCAGTTGCTCCAACAACTCTCCGGCCAGAACGCCCTGCTCGGAGGTGTGCAGCTGGGGTTGGGGCTGCTGAAGCAACTGTTGCTGCTGCTGGTGCCGGTGAGTGGCGGCGCCAGCCTGGCGCCGGCTGCTCCGGTGGCCCTGGCCCAGGCCGCCCTGGCTGTCCACGCCAGCCGCCGCACCGGTGCGCTGGTGGCCCGTCAGCTGCTGCAGGTGCGGGGGGGCCAACCCGGCGCCCTGCTGCAGCGGCTGGAACAACGGGATCCGGTGGTGCGCCATTGGATGCAGCGCTGGCAGCGGCGTCCTCAACCCGACTGGCAACCGCTGCTGCCCTGA
- a CDS encoding CNNM domain-containing protein codes for MRSDLLVLLLLVLVVLLGSALCSGVEAALLTVNPIRVHELAARSRPVAGSRRLAKLRQRLGRTLSVLVIANNGFNIFGSLMLGGYAAWVFEQRGIGGAALPLFSIGLTVLVMLLGEILPKALGSRLALPVSLAAAPLLHWLGLLLSPLVLLLERLLPAITAESEITTNEEEIRLLARLGSQKGEIEADEAAMIGKVFQLNDLTARDLMTPRVSAPTLDGSLSLEAQRALLLGNNAPWWVVLGDQVDKVLGVANRERLLTALLENRGLLTPVDLCEPVEYVPEMIHADRLLTGFRRDSSGVRVVVDEFGGFVGVIGAEAVLAVLAGWWRKPAA; via the coding sequence ATGCGTTCCGACCTGCTGGTGCTGCTGCTGTTGGTGCTGGTGGTGCTGCTGGGATCGGCCCTGTGCTCTGGGGTGGAAGCAGCCTTGCTCACAGTGAACCCGATCCGGGTGCATGAACTGGCGGCCCGCAGCCGCCCAGTAGCCGGCTCCCGCCGGCTGGCGAAGCTGCGCCAACGGCTGGGCCGCACCCTGTCAGTGCTGGTGATCGCCAACAACGGGTTCAACATCTTCGGCAGCCTGATGCTGGGGGGTTACGCCGCCTGGGTGTTCGAGCAGCGGGGCATCGGTGGCGCCGCCCTGCCGCTGTTTTCCATCGGGCTCACCGTGCTGGTGATGCTGCTGGGGGAGATCCTGCCCAAGGCCCTCGGCAGCCGCCTGGCCCTGCCCGTCTCCCTGGCCGCCGCACCGCTGCTGCACTGGCTCGGTCTGCTGCTCAGTCCGCTGGTGCTGCTGCTGGAACGGCTGCTGCCGGCGATCACCGCTGAATCCGAAATCACCACCAACGAAGAGGAGATCCGCCTACTGGCCCGGCTGGGGTCCCAGAAGGGGGAAATCGAAGCCGACGAGGCCGCGATGATCGGCAAGGTGTTCCAACTCAACGACCTCACCGCCCGGGACCTGATGACACCGCGGGTGTCGGCCCCAACCCTGGATGGCAGCCTCAGCCTCGAGGCCCAGCGAGCTCTGCTGCTCGGTAACAACGCCCCCTGGTGGGTGGTCTTGGGAGACCAGGTGGACAAGGTGCTGGGGGTGGCCAACCGCGAACGGTTGCTGACGGCATTGCTGGAGAACCGCGGCCTGCTGACCCCCGTGGATCTCTGTGAGCCGGTGGAATACGTGCCGGAAATGATCCATGCCGATCGGCTGCTCACGGGCTTCCGCCGCGACAGCAGCGGCGTGCGGGTGGTGGTGGATGAATTCGGTGGCTTTGTGGGGGTGATCGGCGCGGAAGCCGTGCTGGCCGTGCTGGCGGGCTGGTGGCGCAAGCCGGCAGCATGA